In the Anastrepha obliqua isolate idAnaObli1 chromosome 1, idAnaObli1_1.0, whole genome shotgun sequence genome, one interval contains:
- the LOC129235831 gene encoding uncharacterized protein LOC129235831, whose amino-acid sequence MVLSGAEKGRVERVGAVAPPVESAVKRQRSQEEEILRPKKPRTGGGPPKSFSEVAKQAGSITLGVVDNSREDGAISRDEWKVVASAISAVFMKVVRENPGPPPCCESAGWHHGTFKRIVCADERSATMYRAAVALVGEVWKGAKLEAVDKKDLPLRPRARVWLPSEPSAPEDMEEILRYCNPKLPTHNWKVVKVEKSEGHFRQALILLNAESLGPLAETKGIITYGFEKVVMKVYQTDARGDVSATPVMLGGDRPTVEEAPVEMDVESVMSDGGSADDVRPLAGSVFSIGQLFDRAEEEGLLTSDSEEADLRMLEKIIEDEDSSNKSPAL is encoded by the coding sequence ATGGTACTTAGCGGGGCAGAGAAAGGCCGAGTGGAAAGGGTGGGTGCGGTAGCACCGCCAGTAGAATCGGCAGTGAAGCGGCAACGCTCTCAAGAGGAGGAAATTCTCCGGCCGAAGAAACCGAGGACTGGGGGCGGTCCGCCGAAATCttttagcgaagtcgctaagcAGGCGGGATCCATCACTCTGGGGGTGGTCGACAACAGCAGGGAAGATGGCGCCATTTCCAGGGACGAGTGGAAAGTAGTGGCATCGGCCATCTCTGCTGTGTttatgaaggtggtaagggAAAACCCTGGACCTCCACCGTGCTGTGAGAGTGCCGGGTGGCACCACGGCACCTTTAAGCGAATTGTGTGTGCCGATGAGCGGTCGGCCACAATGTATAGGGCGGCAGTAGCTCTGGTGGGGGAGGTCTGGAAGGGAGCCAAGCTGGAAGCTGTGGACAAAAAGGACCTACCTCTTCGTCCGCGCGCCCGGGTCTGGCTTCCCTCAGAACCCTCTGCTCCAGAGGATATGGAGGAAATCCTCCGTTACTGTAACCCCAAACTTCCCACGCATAACTGGAAGGTAGTCAAGGTGGAGAAGTCCGAAGGACATTttcggcaagcgctgattctgctaAATGCAGAGTCCCTCGGGCCTCTCGCTGAAACTAAAGGGATCATCACCTATGGCTTCGAGAAGGTAGTCATGAAGGTTTACCAGACCGATGCCAGAGGTGATGTCTCTGCAACTCCGGTAATGCTGGGAGGGGATAGGCCCACGGTAGAGGAAGCTCCCGTGGAGATGGACGTGGAATCTGTCATGTCGGATGGGGGCAGTGCTGACGACGTCCGCCCTCTAGCGGGGTCAGTCTTCAGTATCGGGCAACTgttcgacagggcggaggaggaggGGCTTCTGACCTCGGATAGTGAGGAGGCTGACCTCAGGATGTTGgagaaaattattgaagatgaagattcttcaaataaatctccagCACTCTAA